The following are from one region of the Patescibacteria group bacterium genome:
- a CDS encoding polyprenol monophosphomannose synthase encodes MPIFIIIPTYNEKDNISQLIPLLFQLIEDANILVVDDNSPDGTGRLVKNLASRYPQVSLLHREKKQGLGRAYLAGFKNILSNHPEARKIIMMDADFSHDPKFLPAMIKESKKYDVVIGSRYIPGGGVEGWEPWRRFLSCSGNIYCRLICRLPIRDFTAGFYVINAKKLGQIDLSKISSSGYAFQIELKYELYKASASFREFPIIFKNRVSGESKISCHIIREGLFAPWRAILRK; translated from the coding sequence ATGCCTATATTTATCATTATTCCCACCTATAACGAAAAGGATAATATTTCACAATTAATCCCCTTGCTTTTTCAGTTGATCGAAGACGCAAATATTTTAGTAGTTGATGATAATTCTCCGGACGGGACCGGCCGCCTAGTAAAAAACCTGGCCTCGCGCTATCCGCAAGTCTCTTTACTTCACCGCGAAAAAAAACAAGGTCTGGGCAGGGCTTATCTCGCGGGCTTTAAGAACATTCTTTCGAATCACCCTGAAGCCCGAAAAATCATCATGATGGACGCGGATTTTTCCCATGATCCGAAATTCTTGCCGGCTATGATTAAGGAAAGCAAAAAATACGATGTGGTTATAGGCTCAAGATATATTCCGGGCGGCGGAGTGGAAGGCTGGGAGCCTTGGAGGAGGTTCCTAAGCTGTTCCGGCAATATTTATTGCCGCCTGATTTGCCGACTGCCCATCCGCGATTTTACCGCCGGATTTTATGTCATTAACGCAAAAAAATTAGGGCAAATCGACCTTAGCAAAATCAGTTCGTCAGGCTATGCTTTCCAGATTGAATTGAAATACGAGCTTTATAAAGCCAGCGCCAGTTTTAGAGAATTTCCCATTATATTTAAAAACCGGGTGAGCGGCGAGTCAAAAATATCCTGCCATATAATTCGGGAGGGATTGTTTGCTCCCTGGAGAGCAATTTTAAGGAAATAG
- a CDS encoding glycosyltransferase, translating to MKVEFCLPIYNEEKILKENINRLLRFCHSKKFDFDWKIVILNNGSSDKSEEICRDLVSPRIKIVNELAKGKGKAIKNYWNKTSADIVLYMDIDLAVSLDNIIDLVLPVINKESDLVIGSRLLRESKIERSLIRECSSQTYNLLSRLTCKHKFSDLQCGFKAIRSDIFKKIYPFMEDEKWFFDTELIIFANVLGYRIKEIPVEWSENRYDNRKSKINLARDTFKFVINLIKLKKRIRQLKKNN from the coding sequence ATGAAAGTTGAATTCTGCTTGCCAATATATAATGAAGAAAAGATTTTAAAAGAAAATATTAATCGTTTACTGCGATTTTGCCATAGTAAAAAATTTGATTTTGACTGGAAAATTGTAATCTTAAATAACGGATCCAGCGATAAATCGGAGGAAATCTGCAGGGATTTAGTTTCTCCCAGGATTAAAATTGTCAATGAGCTAGCGAAAGGAAAAGGGAAGGCAATTAAAAATTACTGGAATAAAACCAGCGCGGATATCGTTTTATATATGGACATTGATTTGGCCGTCTCGCTGGACAATATTATTGATTTGGTTTTACCCGTCATTAACAAAGAAAGCGACCTGGTTATCGGTTCAAGACTGCTCCGTGAATCAAAAATCGAACGCTCGCTCATCCGTGAATGCAGTTCTCAAACATACAATCTCCTTTCGCGTTTAACATGCAAACATAAATTTTCCGATTTACAGTGCGGTTTCAAGGCGATACGGAGCGATATTTTTAAAAAAATCTATCCTTTTATGGAGGATGAAAAATGGTTTTTTGATACCGAACTGATTATCTTTGCTAACGTTTTGGGATATAGGATAAAAGAGATTCCCGTGGAGTGGTCGGAAAACCGCTACGATAATAGAAAGAGTAAGATAAACCTGGCAAGGGATACATTTAAATTCGTAATCAACCTCATCAAGTTAAAGAAGCGAATCAGACAGCTGAAAAAAAATAACTAA